The window AGTAGAAACGGTATGACTTGTGATATCGGATACAGACATAATTGGAATATACACTTCTCGAATCCTCATTAGCATCTTCGATGAGAGCATGGGACCACTGAATCAAGGCTGCACCACTGGCCATATGGTTGAAAGAGGACAAAAAAAGTTGTTCCTTTAGATCGAGCGGAGAAATAATGAACTCGAACGTCAAGCTTAATTACATAAAACCCAATTTGTTGCCCTCCCTCTCTATAGTATGGAAGGATAGAGGTATTTAGTGTCCCCTCAATAGGTTGGTTTGCTATTAGCCATATTGGAAGAGAGATGTTGCTAGGTCGCATTCATCAAGTCGTAAGCTCATTTTGGTGATTTGTTAAGGATATAAGGTAGACACTTTCTTTGGACATCAAGTCTCATCTTACTAGAGAACTTGTCATCAAAGGGAATTGAGCATGACTTGGTCTTTAAAGCTTCCTTTACTAAGGGAGCTAAAAGAACGATGTCATCGATTTGCGCGCATTCTAAAACAACCTACATGAATGGTCTAATGACTACTCCCACCATCTCCGACATGGACCGGTGAACTCGAGTTGATGATAAAAAAACTTCTCTAAAGTAAATTTAGTATTgattaaagttattattattaatgttctTTGGAAAATTTGGAATCATGCATTATTAAATGAGAAAAACAACAATTCAAGATGgattatacaaaatatacaatGACTATTGAATGTGTATACTTGAAGGACAACAAGCCACTTCTTTAAACTATTCTCATATATTTGTAACGAAATAAAGGACTAAAAAATCATATTTGGAAACCCAACTCCAACTAcggagtttgaaaaaaaaataataataataataataataatatatatatataatgatgcttaatttttaaagtatctggattgtcgggtcgagagttgtgcttaatttagatatatatatgtgagagtaaatggatacttgagtcggattgtgagttgaccttccataaacttaaaacggttaaaaataaaattaaaaatgctatttatatgtttcgaacttgcaacttaacaaaacaagtacaacatttaaccaagtgtgattgagatgtggtttgtcgagagataatagaccgatatcatttgaaagtggttacacaaatatgaatcaaatatttgattgaccaaagtgtgaggtcacgatgctaattattaaaaaatatgaatcaaatatttgattgacaaagtgaaagtgtaaagtcacgagatgagagaatcatttggaaaaaaatatgtgatgaaacatgtgagaaaataagttgttttaccgaagtgaataaaatgtggaatgagagcgttatatttttttattttaatatattattcgtgatttattaagaattttaaacattaaatagatattattataattttttaaatttatcttgtttttattcttatcccgtgtgcatcgcacgaaaATTTTCctaatttacttaaaaattatatatttttaatatcttattaggtaattgatttaaatgaaataatgctatgtaatttttatagttaaatatatatcaacaaatttaataatatttattcgttcaactccaactccaacCCCACCCTACTTTAATTTTAGGTGTTTTCAAATATGGTGATGGTACATTTAATATACCCATAATATTAAGATGTTTGTATTATTCTATAGGAAAAAATTCCATAATATGGTGCATGCTTCATTGTAtactttgaaaaggaaaaaatcAGGTCACACAAGcagttttttttagatattttatagCATTTGTAACATACTATTTAAGGAAAATTTCAAATTAGTTgagtcaattaaaaaaaatgccaAACTATTTTGATTAGAATTCTCGTCAAACTTCCTCGTAAAAAAGTTAGTTCAACTTACCCATATTCTTGCACAATGAAGTTACCAAAATTTTGCGTGACTATTAATGCTGAATCACTGCCTTCTTTCATTTTGGATGCTTGtaatcttatatattattttaattaataaattactactttcttaaaaaacaaaaagtctttcttaccattttttttttagggaaatttgaggagatgACCCAAAAAAATGGGTGAATTGTGGAAAATGCagaggataaaaaaaaaacgttgGTGACCTCTTTTATtgtttttggacgaaaatgccccagttgcgtgacgcaattttttatttttttattttcaaaaaaatttaattatgaaattttttttagacgaaaaTGCCCTAGTTGCGTGATTGCGTGAcgaaaaaaaattttgaaaataaaaaaatccaattgCATCACGCAACTGGAATTGTGTTACGCAAAGGtacaattgtcattaaaaaatataagagggTCACCAGCGCTTTTTAAATTATGCGTCCGCACAATTGATTATTCACCTTATTAGTGGggttatttgttcaaatttctccttttatttattttttatttttttaaatgaacaaaattaaatataccctCAAATTTCCTCAATTCATTTAATTTCTTCCTAGATTAAAACCAaccaatattataaatgtaCCATACACTAgccctttctctctctcttctgtGTGTTCGCCGAGACTGGCCGGTAGGATTAGGAAACGATCATTTTCAATCGAGACGAGAGAGAATCCGTAATCCGTAATCCGTAATCCATACAACAGATTACATTAACATGGTGGCCGATCAGCGAATCATATTGGAAGGAGGAAAGTTAATCTTCACATACGGAACCCTAAAACAAGGGTTTTCAAATCACGGACTTCTCCAAGACATGATCGACACCGGCGACGCTTCATTTCTCGGTGTCTATCGTACGATTGACAAATTACCTCTAGTTTGCGGTCCATACAAGGTTCCTTTCCTACTCAACATGCCTGGATCTGGCGATCGTGTATACGGCGAACTATACGCTGTTTCTCAATCAGCGATTCCACGAATGGACGAACTTGAAGGCACTAATCGCGGTCACTATGAAAGATTACCTATCAAAGTGATTGCGGAAGGAGGATGTGGTGGTATGAGTGCGGAAGCGTATTATGCGCATCGGAGTTATGCGGCGGCGATGTGGAAAAGGAATGGGGAGAAAGGATTGAGTGTTTATTCGAAGAAGGAAACGAAGGGGTATGTGAGAAGAAAAGATAGGCCAGCGAATTTAACCTTTTTGGATCATATTAATCtgtttatttcttcttcttctacttctaCACCTATTTCATCTGCTTGATTCTtctatgatgatgatgatgatcatcattataataataataataataatgttccTGTTTTGATTAGATCTGAATTGTTGGGATTGATTCTTCTGTGATTTCTTGCTTGATTGATTTCTGTTTATCCTGCAATGGAAATAATACTAGTGATTGGTTTTGTTGTGATTCTATGCTTTCATACTTGTATCAATCTATCACTTTCATTTCCATTTTCAGAGTACAAAGAGATCTTAACAGTAGGATCAGTACTTCAGTTATATATCTAGGATCATAacttttttctatatatttctttatttaattagattttaatcttttttaatttaaatatttataaaattaaatgaagaatatgttaaatttagttactaattaaatattatattatatgaaaaaaatttataaaaacctggacatcaaaatttttatatataaagaaaactcAAATATAGTCTGTACAGaatatcaaaaatatacataatatttgTGACATACCATAATGAAATTTTGTgatattatacataatatttaatatttgtggTATACCATAATGAAATTTGTGATATCATAAAAACAAATGTGATATTTCGGGTATGgtattttaccaaaaaaaaatatcggtgGTATGGTATTGTGTTATTATAccgtttttattttattagagagaaaaatgaaTCTAGTGATGTTGGCAGGTTTTAGAAGTTGagaacttaataaaataaagtgtaGGTTTagctatttatttatttttatgtattatatatatgaaaaatgattgggaGCACGACTTTGGGGAGCGACTTGTACAGCGAAAGTGATCTCACTGTTATACGAAATGACTTCActgttatacgaaagtgacctcgctgttatacaaaagagacctcgttgttatacaaaaggAACGGggtctcttttgtataacaacgaggtcactttcgtataacaaTAAGGTCACTTTCGCTGTACGAGTCGCTCCTCCAAAGTCGTGCTCCCTATCATTCctctttgtatatatatatttaatgtacaaaattttatttaggaatttgtttttgtaatgaTTTTGGTATCGGTACAGttctgatatttttttctcactGAATCATatcaatattcaaattaaatacttaaaaaaataacaaatctcTTTCATCCAAATCAAGTTATGAAACTAGGTTTCCAAACAAAGATAATTAATGTATACAAGATTTAAAAACGAGTTTAATATAGATTTCATGTATCAAACCATCATAAATCAAACATGTAAATCAAAAATCCATTCCTCTTAACATTTCAGAGTAACTAAAACATAACaaagaagaaaatgactaaAAACATGTTTATCTCAAGTCTCAGCAAATGACTTACACTGTAAAATGattgtgaaaataaaataagtctAGAATATATTACTTTCAAATAGGTTGGATTTTTGTTTCACTAGGcatgatttgatttatttctaataaaatttgtatattatttttcataacatTACAAATTGGTTTAGGATATTTTGATCtgaaaaaatcatcaataaatagTATGGTTGAATATGTGTGACTAAATTAT is drawn from Impatiens glandulifera chromosome 3, dImpGla2.1, whole genome shotgun sequence and contains these coding sequences:
- the LOC124931557 gene encoding putative gamma-glutamylcyclotransferase At3g02910: MVADQRIILEGGKLIFTYGTLKQGFSNHGLLQDMIDTGDASFLGVYRTIDKLPLVCGPYKVPFLLNMPGSGDRVYGELYAVSQSAIPRMDELEGTNRGHYERLPIKVIAEGGCGGMSAEAYYAHRSYAAAMWKRNGEKGLSVYSKKETKGYVRRKDRPANLTFLDHINLFISSSSTSTPISSA